agagagagagagatagaaacacTTTCTAAGCTTTAAGAGGAATGTTGAGAATATAGAAGACAATACTTTTTGCACAGTTTAACTTGAGAAACATTACAGAGAAAcaggtaattgagagagagagagagagagagagagagagagagagagagagagagagagagagagttggaaaccTATTTACTAAGCCGAAAGAGATgctgagaaagtaaaaaaatttttttttttaaatttcagctaAGAGGGTGCTACAAAGAaacatgtaagagagagaaagagaaagagagacaaagagaaacaaaGTGAGACaggccagacagacagacaggaaaaggtgagagagaaagagaaagatactgaggaaaaactgagagagaaagacaagcacacagacagacagacagacagagaaggctAAAACTATTTTCTGTACCATGCTCTGAACTTTTGCACAGCTCTGATAAGGGGTCCTTATTATCTCAGTTCCCTCAGAACTTGAGGCTCCAAGGATGGTGGATAAGATGAAATGATAATGAGGGGTAACTAGAGTCCGTATGAGAAAAGTTTTCCTTAATCTAACTTCTTCATTATCGCTACAGGGACTCCGGGCGATATAATGAATTCCGGAATGGACGTCGTTATAATGATCCAAAACGTTACTAACAATTATTCAGTGGGAATTCTGTtaatcataaatcaaaatatattattacggTTTACAAGTCAGTTCAAAAGTGTGGGAAATGgtaatttgaaaataacatttgcaCAATTTCCAACctaaggaataaatgaaagttcttcaaaacaaaattggaaatgTATAAAGAACTTAGGCCTAGCGTTTGGGTTTTTGGCAAGTCCTGTCTGTGACTTATGGCACAATTACTACTCCAGTAACTCTAGGTCTCCATGTGACCCAATTCCCCGCACACCATACCTGTAGAATCTATTAGGTTTTCATAACGAATAAATTTTTTCACAGCATCGCCTTATTCCCAAAGCTCAAGcctcaaaagcatttttttttttttttttttggcgtaacTCGAACTATCGTCCTCTTGTACGGGAGTCCATCACGCTACCGACTCAGCCACTAAAGATGGTTTGTCTATTGGGTATAAATTGATATACATAACTAGTTTCTGCCAAACCGAGttacccccgccccccaacaactaaaaaaacatattttccagtTAAAATGAACATCGTTTTCCATTAGGTTCCCTACAGCTCATTTCAGGAACTTTTCATATCAAAATTGGTCTTTAATAGTTCTAAGGAtagtgactattattattattattattattattattattattattattattattattattattattattattattattaccgaatgGTGACGTTACGGACGCGAATGTGAATGTTCAGAATTCTTTCCGAGTCCCTAAAAGCACGTCGGAAATAATCAATAGTCAAATCTAAGCAGTTTCCAGTTGTTGTCAAAGTAACTTTTCTATGTATACTTACTGCAAACGCACATCGAGAAGCGCAtaattccttcaaaaataaacgaataaataaaataacaacgaaACCAAAATCAAAAGTGACTCATTTTACACGACAGCCAATGAGAACTTTTCCAATTAGTGGGTCGACTGACTGATTCCGCTCTAAATACTGGCGTTACAACTCTCATGGTCTGATGGTTTCCATAAACGGTGAGAACAGCGTCGACAGACATCccgaaagacagacagacagacagacagacagacagacagacagagacagagatcaGTCGTCCATAAAGCCTCCAAGAGATCCGGAGTATGCAAATGCAATTTGACCGAATACCTTCGACTTCCTCCACATAGCGCtgagatggggaggaggaggaggaggaggaggaggaggaggaggaggaggaggaggaggaggaggaggagtaggaggaggaggaggaggaggaggggacttAGGGAAATGTGCACAGACACAACGTCACGTCAGAGGGCAACTCGTCCTAAGGTTTCTTCATGTGGAATAGTTATTATAAACACTAAAGATAATTCTGTTGCTATAGAAAATAATACTGCATCAAACGAGGAGGCTactaaaaactataaatttataCGTAATGTTTTTTGatgtacatgaatataaatatatatatgcatacatatatatatatatatatatagatatatatatatatatatatatatatatatatatacagtatatatatatatatatatatatatatatatatatatatatatattattttttttttttatatgtatgtatgtatgtacacatttatgtattttactaGGGAAAGTAATACTATATAGAGACAAGGAAACTACAAAGCATATCTTCAAGTACGgacggtatgtgtgtgtgtgtgtgtgtgtatatatatatatatatatatatatatatatatatatatatatatatatatatatatatatatgtgtatatatatatatatatatatatatatatatatatatatatatatatatatatatatatatatatataatgataatactgtGCTGAATAAACGACAAAATATCAATACCTAGAAATAGCAAACAAATACTTAAGGATTCTAGCTCAGTCGACTTCATCTATGTAGTGTAACGGACAGCCTCCATATACAAGCGTCACAGCTAATCATTCACTCGTGCAAATTGACTTCAAGCCTACGGAGGAAATTAGCTAATCCTAGCTGATGGCCACAGACAGGGGGGAGCTCGCTGTTTATTTGTGTGCTAAGGTTTGTTTCTTGTGTTTATGTAATGGCATTCTAACCTTTAATGGAATTCGTTTACAATACTGGGAACTCTACAAATTATGTACATCAGTAAATCGTTATAAGTTTGAagtaaatgattttatatcaaaataataataataataataataataataataataataataataataataataataataataaaaaaataataataataaaaataataataataataaatctctagATACTCTACTCTTTCCCTAACGATTTCTTGTCTACAAATATTATTTTGGTCACTATTCTGTCACGCCGATAGTCGCTTCTCCGTAGAAATTTTCTGCATCTCGGCTGTTTTTTCCCGTCACAGCCGAGCTATGGAGCAGGGACAAGTCTTTGTTTCCCTTAATTCCTATGTATTTCCTTAGAGGACAGGTCTATAAGTTATGTTAAGCCTAGGTCCTACCCATTTTCCTTCCCCtaattttctgtttacatttttcacGCCTATGAAAATTGAGAATAAGCTGCACGTCCCATAGGCTTTGAATTCATATACTGAATAAAACTGTTATTGCATTACTGCAGTATACAACTGCCGAAAATGATTATTCAATGTAAAACAACATGCAGGTTATTGCAAGATCACTTCTGTAAAAATGAATCGCTGAATTTATCAGTAACTTCTTTCTGCGTAGCACtgatgttattcatttcactgttttactgtattgtcattcattcattcattcattcattcacgtcTTACTCCGCTGACCTTGACCTTGATGGGATGTCGCTCGTTCTTAATGTAAACAGAATAATTAACATCAAATAAACCTCATTAAATAGAAGGCCAGTAAACTCACGATGTTATATTTTGAATGCGAaaagaaatgtatacataaattgaCTGATATAAAAGCATAAGCAAAcctaaaaagaatgaatgaaaacaaaataattaacataaaataaacctCATTAAATAGCAAATAAGTAAACTCATGATGTTACATATTttggaaaacgaaaataaatgaacataagggtataaataaatctttaaaagaatgaatgctaattttaaaatgttcccGTCCATAAGACTGAATTCGTCAACCAACCTCATTTCGCCCACGATTGGGAATAGGGATGGTGGGAGaaggggggcggagatggggaggcagGGTAGttgtggaaagggggagggggtgtttagATTCTGGATGTGCATGGCCAATTAAGCACAGTCAGGTTGAATTTAGCAAAAGTTAATTGGGTAGAACTTCGCGCCTTGAGTGCAACCACACTGAaggccttttgagagagagagagagagagagagagagagagagagagagagagagagagagagagagagaaaacaggggCGGAGGTTAAATCTGTGTGTACTTCTGGCGGAAATATAAAATCAGATCGGAAACCAATAATGTTTTACAGAACAGGATGGAGAGGAAGCAATAACTGAGATGATCCCCCTCCCccaacgacacacacacacacgcacacacgcacacacacacttcagcTATGAGTTGTTAGAGTTGAAAATCAAGTAAAATCCGAAGCATATCagttttcagagagaaagagagataacatAGGAACTTACTTAATCCTAGAGGAAAGGAACAAAATGTTTGTGTAGAATGActgttgtaagagagagagagagagagagagagagagagagagagagagagagataacagaagagcctttttaatatacagaaaaggaacaaaatatttgtaatgaataACTGCtgtacgtcagagagagagagagagagagagagagagagagagagagagagagagagagagagagagagagagagagagagagagataacagaagagcctttttaatatacagaaaaggaacaaaatatttgtattgaataactgctgtagagagagagagagagagagagagagagagagagagagagagagagagagagagagagagagagagcagtgttatTAAACCGTAGCAGGGCTGCTATATCAAAAGCAATATCCTTTCAGTTTACAAATTTTGTTCAGGAAAAATCTTCCAATACCTCTCATACTGGCTCGCTTTCTAGTAAATACATAACAGAAGacgtctttttaaaataaaatccatcAGATGTTTGAATTTAGTTAACCGTAATCCTTTTCAATTCTCTCCCCCATACGTAATAAACGTTTTATATTtgtcacacacagacatatatatatatatatatatatatatatatatatatatatatatatatatatatatatatatatatatatatatatatatatatatatataatcagaaaagctacaaacgtcctttaatatcaattcactctacctcggaaataatatattttcatatatgttaccgaaggggaattttagttgataataagtccaccgtcccgtgaggtcgaaccagcgacggacgaggaatcaggactacagtgacgcactaacgaaatcggccacaagaggccacgatttcgttagtgcgtcactgtagtcctgattcctcgtccgtcgctggttcgacctcacgggacggtggacttattatcaactaaaattccccttcggtaacatatatgaaaatatattatttccgaggtagagtgaattgatattaaagacgtttgtagctttctgattgtatatgaatcacggtgatgtgataaatagtcatatatatatatatatatatatatatatatatatatatatatatatatatatatatatatatatatatatatatgtgtgtgtgtatgtgtgtgtgtgtgtgtgtctgtgtgccaATCTCCTGCTTTTATAGTTTTCTGCACTTCACAAAAACTAAGGCAAAAATGAACACTCTAAGGAATCCAACCTACCCTAGCAAAAACGCAAAAACTAAATAGCAGAGGTACCATAAATGAAGAATGAGCTCAAATAAATAAGGAATGGTTTCAAATAAATGGGGAATGGGTTCAAATAAATGGGGAATGGGTTCAAATAAATGGGGGAATGGGTTCAAATAAATGGGGAATGGCTTCAAATAAATGAGGAATGGGTTCAAATAGATGGGAACGGGTTCAAATAAATGAGGAAAGGGTTCAAATAAATGAGCAATGGGTTCCAATAGATGGGGAATGGGTTCAAATAAATGGGGAATGGGTtcatatgaaaaggaaatggCTTCATATAAATGAGGAATGGATTCAAATTAATAGGGAATGAGATTAAACAGATGGGTAACAGATTCAAATAAATGGGGAATGACTTTAAATAAATGAGGAATGAATTCAAATAAATGGGGAATGGATTAAAATGAATGGGAAATGGGTTTAAATGAATAGGGAATGGCCTCATATATATGAGAAGTGGATTAAAATAAATGGGGAATGTGTTAAAAAAGAAGGAATGGGttcaaataaatgatgaatggGTACAAGTGGATCGGGATAGGGTTCAAATGAATAAGGAATGGGTTCAAATAAATTGGAATGGACTCAAATAAATTACGAATGGGTTCAAATAAATGAGGAATCGGTTCATATGAATGGGGAATGGGTTCAATAAATTGGGAATGGGTTCAAATAAACTGAACGGATTCAAACAAATTAGGAATGGGTTCAAATAAATGGGGGAACGAGTGAAAATAAATGAGGAGCTGGTTCAAATAAATGGGTAATGGGTTCAAATAAATGGCGAATGGATTCAAATAAATGAGGAATGGGTTCAGTACCTtggaaattatgacaaaaaagtcGGGCACATTGTAACAGAATGGAAGAAGGActctgttgatgatgatgatgcagacAGGTGTACAGCAAGGTCAGGATGAATCAGGTGACCTTAGTAAATCAAGTTCTTTTATTCTCCAATATCTGgtagaaaaaatttaatacaaggatttttttaaacctaataaaaataacaagataagTTTGACAGATACAAGGGCGGACAGCTGAACACAGAAAAAGAGACACACAGAGAACCGGTGGGGAAAAGTTTTAGTCCCTCGACTCTGTTGTTGGCagaataataatagcataaatgAGCAATTTACTTAATGACGGTAATGATGATACGGAAGATAATTAACAAGATACCCGTCTTATAATCAGAAAACTCATACTTAGCTCTAATACCTAATAGAGGCAAAAACTAATTAATAACAATTCCTCTAGATGCAAAACAATCGAAACCAACTTCACAAAACTCCTAGAAACTTCTCTTCATATATTCCAGCAACTTCTGTGTGGAGAGATGCAAAGTCTTCAGCAGTACACCAAGGAAccacaaaatagaataaaaaaacaaataaaaaagtcataaatatGGAGATAAGAATGCCTGAGTGCAAGGTAATGTATGAAGGTCTCATGTGTATCATCAAAACTCAGAAAGTGCCTCCGTGCGACACAAAGAGCACCCTGCTTGATGCTGTCATATGCATGCAAATGAGTCGAGTATTCTCGCGGTAAATGCAAAGACGCTACGAGTTTAATCTGTGATGGTGCTTATGTAAGGTGGGTAtgtatatttcacacacacacacacacacacacatatatatatatatatatatatatatatatatatatatatatatatatgtgtgtgtgtgtatatatacattatatacatacatacatatatatatatatacacacatttatatgtacatatatatatatatatatatatatatatatatatatatatatatatatatatatatgtgtgtgtgtgtgtatgtatgtgtgtagtacATACATAGTGatttcattatcttcatgatgCAATACGAgtattgtatttcattataattactaAATATATCTGATAAAAAACAACTTCCATTCATTGAGATTGTGATAAAcaagcagaaaataaattaaaatacactgGTAATTAAAGATACATACTGTGATAACATCCCCTAATCTAAACCCGCTAAGCCAtggaaattacatacatatacctatcaATAATCATTTTGTTTTCCTAAAGTTATGACCTAATGGAAAAACACAAGTtttcaaagcaacaaaaaaaaaataaattcttaattttcttcgtAATAACACTCTCTTAACTTCCAGGTAATGTAACAACAAAACTGTAATTTCTCCAAAATCAAAAAAATCATCAATgaccaaaataaagatatattgtCTAATATTCGTTCACCAACTGTCATTGAAAATGCAGAGCTTCTCTGCTCCCTGATGACGCAGACTAGCCACGATGACGTCATCAACCTATGATGACGTAAGCAAACCACGGTTCCGTCTGCTACTGACCAAATGGGAACTAACGCATTCATAAATCATTCGCAAATAGACCTGCTCCGAGCTATGGCTCTGGAACTTTTCTAACGCCTTTGTTTCCATTGAATagtgaaagtaataaaataacattaatattattaagattaattttaGCTGGGGACATAGACAGGCCCTGCTTGTCTTTATAACAAAAGATCTTAGCATAAACAATATGTATAGAAATAAGGATTAGAAGAAGACGCAAAAATTAAGAGCAAAGAAAAGAACGAaatttagagaagaagaagaagaggaagaaggagagacaaGAATAGAATAGAGAGAAAGACAAACAACAGAGCAAGAGGAGGAACAAGAGCCAgaggaagataaagaagaaaacaaaaacactaagaagaagaagaacaagaagaagaggaagaaaatcccaagaagaagaaggagaagaagaagaggaaataggataataataataataataataataataataagaagaagaagaagaagaagaagaagaagaagaagaagaagaagaagaagaagggatagGATAAGAAAAAtactatgaagaagaagaagaagaagaagaaagatgataggaagaaaaaaacactaagtagaagaagaagaaataggataagaaatattactactactactactactactactactactactactactactaagaagaagaagaagaagaagaagaagaagaagaagaagaagaagaagaagaagaagagggataaCAAGAAGTTGTCAATTCAGAAGAAAACCGAATTCTCAGAAAGCATTTGCTCCCACACTTTCATCGAGTCGATTCGGAGATTCGACACACGACCGGGCTGATTTATTTCTCGGAAGCCGATTAACTGCTATGAAGTTGCCGCAAGAAACGCCTAAAAAATTCCTCTATTACCTGCAATCCCTTCCGACCGAATTTGCATACAGCGTCAAATAACGTCAtgtaatttcaagtaatttatcTCAGAGATGTTATTTTCTCACGtagttcttttttcattcttcagccCTAATCAATTCGTCGAATTGGCCATTCCTAGTAAGATTATGATGAAGTTAGATAAAACgataagttttatatttcttggATATAggtaacagaaaggaaaattaatttgcaTCCATGAAGAAGTGTGCAAAGATGAACGGATATCAATGAGAGGCTTTATATAACTTTCAACtgataaacattaaaatcaacaatgaggaaaaatatcataactgtgtgcatatataaatttatatatatatatatatatatatatatatatatatatatatatatatatatatatattatatattatatattatatatatatatatatatatatatatatatatatatatatatatatatatatatatatatatatatatatatatatataattatatatattatatatatatatatatatatatatatatatatatatatatattatatacatatatgtagtacatgtgtatatatatatatatatatatatatatatatatatatatacatacatacacatgtactatatatatatatatatatatatatgtagtacatgtgtatgtatgtatatatatatatatatatatatatatatatatatatatatatatatatatatatatataatgtatcatgaagacatgtatgtatgtatatatatatatatatataatggaaacagTCCAAGCTTTAGAATTCTCTTCAAGCTTCATTTTCCTAACTTACCTTTCGTAGTTTAATTAGCAGTAGGTTTATCACATCCAAGGTTAGAGGAGGATTTCGTTTTGCCCGTCTCTGTGGtctttacacttaaaattaataaaaaaaaaaatcagcaaatctAACTACTATATACACGCTGCTGTTTAGAGTTAAATATTAGTGTTCATCAAAAGATGGACTTTAAACCCTGTAATCCTCCCTTCATATTTAACGATTAATCCCTTGTTCATCAAAAGATGGATTTTAAATCTTGTAATGCAGTAATCCTCCCTTCACAGTTAACGATTAATCCCTTGTTCGTCAAAAGTTGGATTTTAAATCCTTTAATCCTGTAATCCTCCCTTCATAGTTAACGAATAATCCCATGTTCATCAATAGATAGATTTTAAATCCTTTAATCCTGTAAGTCTCCCTTCACAGTTAACGATTAATCCCATGTTCATCAATAGATAGATTTTAAATCCTTTAAACCTGTAATCCTCCCTTCACAGTTAACGATTAATCCCTTGTTCATCAAAAGATGGATTTTAAATCTTTTAGTCCTGTAATCCTCCCTTCATAGTTAACGATTAATCCCTTGTTCATCAAAAGATGGATTTTAAATCCTTTAATCCTGTAATCCTCCCTTCACAGTTAACGATCAATCCCTTGTTCATCTAAAGATGAATTTTAAATCCTGTAATCCTCCCTTCATAGTTAACCATTAATCCCTTGTTCATCAAAAGATGGATTTTAAATCCGGTAATCTTGTAATCCTCCCTTCATAGTTAACAAGTAATCCCTTGTTCATCAAAAGATGGATTTTAAATCCAgtaaccatcccttaagggttaacgaTTAATCCTTTCCTCTGTTGTTAATGGTAGCGATTTCATTGAATGACTTCGTTAGCGGCACTGAGGATCTCCTGAAACACCACAGGAAAATGAGTCTCTTTTAATGAGTTGCTTAGTCCGCACTTACTGTGAGTGTTCGCTTGTGCGGAAGGTTCCGTATAACGAGTACCTTTATCAACGTCGTTTGGCTCTGTAATCCGGCATGTTTGTACGCGGGTTCGTAAacgcaattttatatatatacattatatatatatatatatatatatatatatatatgtgtgtgtgtgtgtgtgtgtgtatatgtgtgtgcttgtttatgtatgtatatatatatatactgtacatatatatacatatatatatatatatatatatatatatatatatatatatatatatatactattcaatatacgtatgtgtatatatgtatgtatatacatacatacatacagacacacacacacacatatatatatatatatatatatatatatatatatatatatatatgcagaatctactggtcacttttaccagacacatatgtaattctaatagccacaatgccctcttaacttcgctaattcctcgcgctttttggatatgcttgtaactactgaagccgatatccaaagggaagaatgaaagaGCCTGTGACAGCCGGCCGCGAGGAAGCGAAccagttaccttaatcacaaggaggtcacgttgcccacctaaccacgagaaggataaaagtctatcacctctcgtacatatatatacctgtcgttttcagatatattcattagagctggaatagacccatcctcaccatcgtagccaagtgggcaatcgtttttattgcttttaggctgaaatatatatgcagaatctactggtcacttttgccagacacatatgtaattctaatggccacaatgcgagttaagagggcattgtggctgttaaatgcatgtctagtaaaagtgaccaatcAGTCTGCTGCCTATACCTTTCGGCCTAGCATATAAACTGTCACGTGCCCACTTGGCAAcgatgatggtgaggatgggtctattcagctctaatgaatatatctgaaaacgacaggtatatatatgtacgagaggtgatagactttttatccttctcgtggttagtgggcaacgtgacctcctttgtgattaaggtaactcgggttcttttcccgcggccggccgtcacaggctcttcattcttcctttggatatcggcttgtagttacaagcatatccaaaaagcgcgaggaattagcgaagttaagagggcattgtggctattagaattacatatgtgtctggtaaaagtgaccagtagattctcaccatatatatttcagcctaaaaagcaataaaaacgattgcccacttggctacgatggtgaggatgggtctattccagctctaatgaatatatctgaaaacgacaggtatatatatgtacgagaggtcatagacttttatccttctcgtggttaggtgggcaacgacctccttgtgattaaggtaactcgggttcgcttccgcggccggccgtcacaggctcttcattcttccctttggatatcggcttcgtagttacaagcatatccaaaaagcacgaggaattagcgaagttaagagggcattgtggctattagaattacatatatatatatatatatatatatatatatatatatatatatatatatatatatattacatataatgtgtctgcagtatgtatatacatatgtgtgcgcgtatgtatgGGCGAGAACTGTATGGAAAGAGAGAATGACGTTTAATATTCCTGACCAGACCATCGCAAAGTACCAAAAATCCTTATGCACAATATAAGGCTAACCCCTCACCCCAAAACCCCCAGCCCGCCCCTTTTTCTTCAACCCTCCAGTAAAGCCTTTGATTATGAGGCCTAACTCActcaatattttcctctctctcttcttcttcttcttcttcttcttcttcttcttcttcagaaactACAGTTCCTTTGATGTCCGGAGATCTTTTTTTCCCATATCCTAGATGAGCACGGATCCTACTTGCCTCTGGCAATGGGGACTTGGGAGATCTCaaaggttttttatttcttta
This genomic stretch from Macrobrachium rosenbergii isolate ZJJX-2024 chromosome 6, ASM4041242v1, whole genome shotgun sequence harbors:
- the LOC136839838 gene encoding acrosin-like; this encodes MEIALEQHNLPLPLPPLSPFLPISLPPPLPFSFTPNHKAVWERDYAQWMVHMKMGPWDSDTSPPPPPPPPTPPPPPPPPPPPPPPPPPPPPHLSAMWRKSKVFGQIAFAYSGSLGGFMDD